One Acetoanaerobium noterae genomic region harbors:
- a CDS encoding sodium:solute symporter family transporter, with the protein MLPLIDIVVIIVYLIGMLVIGYVSGKDNETQEDYLLAGRSMPWLPISLSITATMISANALIGGPGWAYTSGMKPFMVNITVPLAVFFAVYVTAPVIYHLRVTSIYEYMEFRLGGFTRNLTVAQFFINSLIQVSSMVFIPSLILQTITGWSIVVIVPIIVLISIIYTLLGGIKAVIWTDTVQTLVVISAVILSIYIPLKYLNLSFFDTLDIAKAAGKFNTLDFTFDLNTENTFYAAIFGGTIMWSRYFCFDQAQIQRILTAKSIKGVKRSLTSSAILMNVMYYFMLLIGLFLWVFYDGKPFENSNQVMINFIIDKVPVGITGLIIAGTFAAAMSSVDSLLNSMTTVFIKDIYEKYFYKEKDEVSLKTTMTISSILGIIIIFIVIFAFGNTVKSVLDIVGKYISYFTGPACAAFILAMFTKKANDKGVASGFVLGFISSYFLINQLKTFWLWNSAIGCLITFILGYGFSFIFKNDKTLEEISNYTAMGMRKYLIKNNDLQEDGASIVPFKLDKYGIIILGFFLLQFVILALLS; encoded by the coding sequence ATGTTACCTTTGATAGACATAGTTGTAATAATTGTATATTTAATCGGCATGTTAGTTATTGGTTATGTTTCAGGAAAAGATAACGAAACCCAAGAAGATTATTTACTAGCTGGACGTTCTATGCCTTGGCTTCCGATTTCTCTATCTATAACAGCTACCATGATTAGTGCTAATGCATTAATAGGTGGACCTGGATGGGCGTATACATCTGGAATGAAGCCTTTTATGGTTAATATCACAGTTCCGCTGGCTGTATTTTTTGCGGTATATGTAACTGCACCGGTTATTTATCATTTGAGAGTGACCTCTATATACGAGTATATGGAGTTTAGACTAGGTGGATTTACAAGAAATCTTACTGTTGCTCAATTTTTTATAAACTCATTAATTCAAGTTAGCTCCATGGTTTTCATTCCATCTTTAATTCTTCAAACTATAACTGGATGGTCTATTGTGGTTATAGTTCCTATTATTGTACTAATCTCAATTATATATACACTATTAGGCGGGATTAAGGCTGTAATTTGGACAGATACAGTCCAGACCTTAGTAGTAATTTCGGCTGTGATTTTATCTATATATATACCTTTGAAATATTTAAATTTAAGTTTTTTCGATACGTTAGATATTGCAAAAGCTGCTGGAAAATTTAATACGCTAGATTTCACTTTTGATTTAAACACAGAAAATACATTTTATGCGGCTATCTTCGGTGGAACTATTATGTGGAGTAGGTACTTTTGCTTTGATCAAGCTCAAATTCAAAGAATACTAACAGCAAAATCTATAAAAGGAGTTAAACGTTCACTTACAAGTAGCGCGATACTCATGAATGTAATGTATTATTTTATGCTTTTAATTGGACTTTTTTTATGGGTTTTTTATGATGGAAAGCCATTTGAAAATTCAAATCAGGTTATGATTAATTTTATAATAGATAAAGTGCCAGTAGGCATTACAGGGCTAATAATTGCAGGAACATTTGCAGCGGCTATGTCTAGCGTAGATTCACTTCTTAACTCCATGACTACTGTGTTTATAAAGGACATATATGAAAAATACTTTTATAAAGAAAAAGATGAAGTTTCACTAAAAACAACGATGACGATTTCATCGATACTAGGAATAATAATAATTTTTATAGTTATATTTGCATTTGGAAATACGGTAAAATCGGTATTAGACATAGTTGGTAAATATATATCGTATTTTACAGGACCAGCGTGTGCTGCATTTATTTTGGCGATGTTCACTAAAAAAGCAAATGATAAAGGTGTGGCTTCTGGATTTGTTCTAGGCTTTATATCTAGTTATTTTCTTATTAATCAATTAAAGACCTTTTGGCTATGGAATTCGGCTATAGGATGCTTGATAACATTTATATTAGGCTATGGGTTTAGTTTTATATTTAAAAATGATAAAACGCTAGAAGAAATTTCTAATTATACAGCAATGGGTATGAGGAAATATTTGATTAAAAATAACGACCTTCAAGAAGATGGAGCATCTATAGTTCCTTTTAAACTAGATAAATACGGGATAATAATTTTAGGATTCTTTTTACTTCAATTTGTGATACTCGCTTTATTGAGCTAG
- a CDS encoding ATP-binding protein — protein MIKRELYLNKIRPFIDSDLIKVIIGIRRCGKSVLMKQIISEIKEKHVDDAHIIYLNFEDLQFSFIENEMDLYRCIKDKIQDEGKYYLLFDEIQNVNNFEKAINSFRATLNCSIFLTGSNGKLLSGELATHLSGRYVSFRIMPFSFKEMCKVKDISKDRVSEKDFMEYLNFGGMPQRFLMETESQVKIYLRDLYDSIVLRDIVLRSKVSDVDILNRIVEYMVMNTSQTFSAKSISAYFESISRKVSMDTIYQYLEHITNSLIFNKVMRYDIRGKKILTRSDKFYLSDLGFAKINNTGFKTEIGALIENVVYNELINRGYEVYVGKTVKGEIDFIVMNDGEKSYYQALYLLADEKVIDREFGAYESVRDNFPKYVLSMDKLDFSRDGIVHKNILDFLLED, from the coding sequence ATGATTAAAAGAGAGCTTTATTTAAATAAAATTAGACCTTTTATTGATTCTGACCTAATTAAAGTCATCATAGGTATTCGTCGCTGCGGCAAATCGGTTCTTATGAAGCAAATAATATCTGAAATTAAAGAGAAGCATGTAGATGATGCACATATTATATATCTTAATTTTGAAGATCTTCAGTTTTCATTTATTGAAAATGAAATGGACTTATATAGATGTATTAAAGATAAAATACAAGATGAAGGAAAGTATTATCTACTATTTGATGAAATACAAAATGTTAATAATTTCGAAAAAGCTATAAATTCGTTTCGAGCAACTTTAAATTGCAGCATATTTTTGACAGGCTCAAATGGGAAATTGCTATCTGGAGAACTTGCTACTCATCTTTCAGGTAGGTATGTAAGCTTTAGAATTATGCCTTTTTCATTTAAAGAGATGTGCAAGGTTAAGGATATAAGCAAAGATAGAGTAAGCGAAAAAGATTTTATGGAATACCTAAATTTTGGCGGAATGCCTCAGCGTTTTTTAATGGAAACGGAATCTCAGGTAAAGATTTATCTTCGTGACTTATATGATTCTATAGTGCTTAGAGATATAGTACTTAGAAGTAAAGTAAGTGATGTGGATATTTTAAATAGAATAGTAGAGTATATGGTTATGAATACTTCTCAAACCTTTTCGGCAAAATCGATATCGGCTTATTTTGAAAGTATTAGCAGAAAAGTATCCATGGATACTATTTACCAATATTTAGAGCATATTACAAATTCGCTTATATTTAATAAAGTAATGAGATATGACATAAGAGGAAAAAAAATCCTTACTAGATCTGATAAATTTTATTTATCGGACTTAGGCTTTGCTAAAATTAATAATACTGGATTTAAAACTGAAATTGGAGCATTGATTGAAAATGTAGTTTACAATGAGCTTATAAATAGAGGCTACGAAGTTTATGTAGGCAAAACTGTAAAAGGTGAAATAGATTTTATAGTTATGAATGATGGAGAAAAAAGTTACTATCAGGCTTTATATTTGCTTGCAGATGAAAAGGTAATAGATAGAGAATTTGGAGCATATGAATCAGTAAGAGACAACTTTCCTAAATATGTGCTTTCTATGGATAAACTAGATTTTTCAAGAGATGGAATAGTACATAAAAATATTCTGGATTTTCTTTTAGAGGATTAA
- a CDS encoding metallophosphoesterase: MKKKKRLYPLLSLMLLLPFLLYHGNNALDITTFEIPSDELSGLRILHLSDLHNKSFGKNQEKIIEKINEIKPDLIVFTGDLVDGRRKGHQNALTLMDILSRNYTVYRVNGNHDFGDNGYALKPKLDELHIVTLENACDTYYYNDIPVQIKGVDDPISYDRANREPEFKNSLEILDDTVYNILLSHRPEHFNDYVESGYDLVLTGHAHGGQLRLPMLGGVIAPHQGILPAYDAGAYTSGPTTMIVSRGLGNSLFPFRLFNNPELVVIDFK; the protein is encoded by the coding sequence ATGAAAAAGAAAAAAAGGCTATACCCCTTACTTTCATTGATGCTATTATTGCCTTTTCTACTTTATCATGGTAATAATGCCCTTGATATAACTACATTTGAAATACCATCTGATGAGTTATCAGGGCTTAGGATACTTCATCTGAGTGATTTGCACAATAAAAGCTTTGGAAAGAACCAAGAAAAAATTATTGAAAAAATAAATGAGATTAAACCAGATTTGATAGTATTTACAGGAGATTTAGTAGACGGCAGAAGAAAAGGCCATCAAAACGCCCTAACTCTTATGGACATACTATCCAGAAACTATACTGTCTATAGAGTAAATGGAAACCATGATTTTGGTGATAACGGCTATGCCTTAAAGCCAAAGCTAGATGAGCTTCACATCGTCACATTAGAAAATGCTTGCGATACCTACTATTATAACGATATCCCTGTTCAGATAAAAGGAGTGGACGACCCTATATCCTATGACAGAGCAAATAGAGAACCTGAATTTAAAAACAGCTTAGAAATTCTAGATGACACAGTATACAACATCTTGCTATCTCATAGACCTGAACATTTTAATGACTACGTAGAATCTGGCTATGACCTAGTTTTAACTGGACATGCCCACGGCGGTCAGCTAAGACTCCCTATGCTAGGTGGTGTAATAGCTCCACATCAAGGCATCCTGCCTGCTTACGATGCAGGTGCTTATACCTCAGGGCCAACTACAATGATAGTCAGTAGAGGACTTGGAAACAGTTTGTTTCCTTTTAGACTGTTCAACAATCCAGAGCTTGTAGTTATAGATTTTAAATAA
- a CDS encoding TPM domain-containing protein — protein MNEIDYKAIYKSDLYKKLILRLLSLTAAILLVFTSTSYAQMPSPTTEFYHADYAGLLSEDTKTFIRSVNLNYEALEEKPQVVVATVPDMGGLDIETYAVELFEKWKIGDAKLDNGVLIVLALEERKIRIEVGYGLEGAITDGTVGQILDRATPFLSEGDYNKGILQIFYDVTDRVNLEYGYDSEKIYTNIVERPIAEPMSDDDDSSFLSTGIILFILFLIIVGNGGGRGGRRKSYRNSSPFGGGGFGGFPGGFGGGGSGGGFGGGSFGGGGSSGGGGGSRGF, from the coding sequence TTGAATGAAATTGATTATAAAGCCATATATAAAAGTGATTTGTATAAAAAACTAATATTAAGACTTCTAAGCCTAACAGCTGCTATACTTTTAGTTTTTACTAGTACTAGCTATGCTCAGATGCCCTCTCCTACTACAGAGTTTTATCATGCAGACTATGCAGGGCTATTAAGTGAGGATACAAAAACCTTCATACGCTCAGTGAACTTAAACTATGAAGCACTGGAAGAAAAACCTCAGGTAGTGGTAGCTACAGTCCCTGACATGGGAGGCCTAGATATAGAAACCTACGCTGTAGAGCTATTTGAAAAATGGAAAATAGGTGATGCCAAGCTCGATAACGGCGTCCTTATTGTTCTGGCTTTAGAAGAAAGAAAAATAAGAATCGAAGTAGGCTATGGACTAGAGGGCGCTATCACCGATGGAACCGTCGGACAGATACTAGATAGAGCCACTCCATTTTTATCAGAGGGTGACTACAACAAAGGAATCCTTCAAATATTTTACGATGTAACTGATAGAGTCAATCTAGAATACGGATATGACAGCGAAAAAATATACACAAATATCGTCGAAAGACCAATAGCCGAGCCTATGTCAGATGATGATGACAGCAGTTTTTTATCTACTGGGATAATCCTTTTCATTCTCTTTTTAATTATAGTCGGTAACGGCGGCGGAAGAGGTGGAAGACGCAAATCCTACAGAAACTCAAGCCCATTTGGTGGGGGAGGCTTTGGAGGCTTTCCTGGTGGTTTTGGAGGTGGCGGCTCTGGCGGTGGTTTTGGCGGCGGAAGCTTCGGTGGTGGTGGAAGCTCCGGCGGTGGCGGAGGAAGCAGAGGTTTTTAA
- a CDS encoding LemA family protein, translated as MKKGILGVIIALVVIAGLLVMPLIGSYNNLVTLSENADQQWANVETVLQRRYDLIPNLVESVKGAMAQEQEVFGKIADARAAMAGASTVDEQVEASNQLEGALGRLLVVMENYPELRSNDNVTRLMDELAGTENRISVERGRYNETVADYNRKIKRFPTVIIAGMMGFDERAYFEAADGAETAPKVDLTNP; from the coding sequence ATGAAAAAAGGTATATTAGGAGTAATTATTGCTCTAGTTGTGATAGCGGGGCTTTTAGTAATGCCACTGATTGGCTCATACAACAATCTTGTGACGCTCTCAGAAAATGCTGACCAGCAATGGGCTAATGTGGAGACTGTGCTTCAAAGACGTTATGACTTGATTCCAAATCTAGTAGAATCTGTAAAGGGAGCTATGGCTCAGGAGCAAGAGGTATTTGGAAAAATTGCTGATGCAAGAGCTGCTATGGCTGGAGCATCTACTGTAGATGAGCAAGTAGAAGCTTCTAATCAGCTTGAAGGAGCCTTAGGAAGATTGTTAGTGGTTATGGAAAATTATCCTGAGCTTCGTTCTAACGACAACGTTACTAGACTTATGGATGAGCTTGCAGGCACTGAAAATCGTATCAGTGTAGAAAGAGGAAGGTATAACGAAACAGTTGCTGACTACAACAGAAAAATCAAAAGATTTCCAACTGTAATAATAGCTGGAATGATGGGCTTTGACGAGCGTGCATACTTTGAAGCAGCTGATGGAGCGGAAACAGCACCAAAAGTTGATTTAACTAATCCATAA